One genomic region from Saprospiraceae bacterium encodes:
- a CDS encoding SDR family oxidoreductase: protein MNLHSSINLPGVKLFDLTGRVAIITGGSKGLGLAMAAALASAGASILLVNRNAEEGEAAARALAAQFNIKAEAFNTDITLPEQTKSMAAYALDLFGQIDILINSAGINIRGAIDELSYEDFNKVMEVNVNGTWLASKAVVPTMKSQGSGKIINLASTLGLVGLSNRTPYTSSKGAVVQMTRALALELAPFNINVNAICPGPFLTDMNLPIADTDDGKKFVVGATALGRWARLEEIQGAALLLASDAGSYMVGSMLTVDGGWTAR from the coding sequence ATGAACCTACATTCCAGTATCAATCTACCCGGCGTAAAATTATTTGACCTGACCGGCAGGGTCGCCATCATCACAGGAGGATCCAAAGGGTTGGGCCTGGCTATGGCAGCTGCGTTAGCTTCAGCAGGAGCTTCTATCTTATTAGTGAATCGTAATGCGGAGGAAGGGGAGGCAGCTGCCCGGGCACTCGCTGCACAATTTAATATAAAGGCTGAAGCTTTTAATACTGACATCACGCTTCCTGAACAGACAAAAAGCATGGCTGCTTATGCATTGGATCTTTTTGGTCAAATCGATATCCTCATCAATAGTGCGGGCATTAATATCAGGGGGGCCATCGATGAATTATCATATGAAGATTTTAATAAGGTGATGGAAGTCAATGTCAATGGTACCTGGCTGGCAAGCAAAGCCGTCGTGCCTACCATGAAGTCGCAAGGTTCTGGTAAAATAATCAACCTGGCCAGTACCCTTGGCCTGGTAGGACTGAGCAATCGTACACCCTATACCTCCAGCAAAGGAGCAGTGGTCCAGATGACCAGAGCCCTTGCTTTAGAACTTGCACCGTTCAATATCAATGTCAATGCCATTTGTCCGGGGCCTTTCCTCACAGATATGAACCTCCCGATCGCAGATACCGATGATGGCAAAAAATTTGTGGTTGGTGCTACTGCTCTTGGTCGGTGGGCCAGACTCGAAGAGATTCAAGGTGCTGCCCTCTTATTGGCGAGTGATGCCGGAAGTTATATGGTAGGGTCGATGCTTACTGTAGATGGGGGTTGGACTGCAAGATAA